The Diabrotica virgifera virgifera chromosome 10, PGI_DIABVI_V3a genome has a window encoding:
- the LOC126893215 gene encoding uncharacterized protein LOC126893215 has protein sequence MPRNYKRVTEKASWREEELQGALRAIQNGMPLRKAAIKFSIPKSRLHERLKNGTAPSGPSLGRKPVFSVEAENALAVQIKKLAKVFYGITPQEVRRCAFGFAQSNNIRVPFNQERKMAGKDWERGFISRHNITLRKPEATSINRITAFSRNEVTIFFTNLSRLMEKYAFSPNKIYNCDETGVTTVQRPPKIYAEKGQKRVGFVTSWERGKTTTAMCAVNATGTYIPPMFIFARQRMASHLQRNGPPGALYTCSKNGWITEDIFLTWLQHFQAFVKASKEDPLLLIMDNHSTHCTLQAYNFCRDNGIAVLTIPPHSSHRLQPLDVSFYFPLKTAFNSGCSKYLTSHPGEKITPSEIAELFNLAFSRVATPEKAIKGFKETGIFPYNTDIFTDEDFGPAETLQSTVSDALQEPTQA, from the coding sequence ATGCCGCGGAATTATAAAAGAGTCACCGAAAAAGCTTCGTGGAGAGAGGAGGAGTTGCAAGGAGCACTCCGTGCTATACAGAATGGTATGCCGTTAAGAAAAGCtgcaataaaattttcaattccAAAATCTAGGTTACACGAACGACTTAAAAATGGCACTGCCCCTTCTGGACCTTCCTTGGGCCGAAAGCCAGTTTTTTCAGTTGAAGCCGAAAATGCACTTGCTGTTCAAATTAAGAAGCTGGCAAAAGTTTTTTATGGAATAACTCCCCAGGAAGTACGAAGATGTGCTTTTGGATTTGCACAATCAAACAACATCCGAGTCCCCTTTAATCAAGAAAGAAAAATGGCTGGTAAAGACTGGGAAAGGGGCTTCATATCTCGTCACAATATTACGTTAAGGAAACCAGAAGCAACCAGCATTAACAGAATTACAGCTTTTAGTCGCAATGAAGTTACCATTTTTTTTACCAATTTATCCAGACTTatggaaaaatatgcattttcacccaataaaatttataattgcgATGAAACTGGGGTCACTACTGTACAACGCCCACCAAAAATATATGCAGAAAAAGGTCAGAAGCGTGTTGGATTTGTTACAAGCTGGGAAAGGGGGAAAACAACCACAGCGATGTGTGCCGTCAACGCTACAGGAACCTATATACCTCCCATGTTTATATTTGCACGCCAAAGAATGGCGTCCCATCTTCAACGAAACGGTCCCCCAGGTGCCCTTTACACATGCTCAAAAAATGGGTGGATTACAGAGGACATATTTCTTACTTGGTTACAACATTTTCAAGCATTTGTAAAAGCATCCAAAGAAGATCCACTTCTTTTAATCATGGACAATCATAGCACTCACTGCACGTTACAAGCATATAATTTTTGTAGAGATAACGGTATTGCTGTTCTGACAATCCCTCCACATTCATCACATCGCCTTCAGCCACTCGATGTGAGCTTTTACTTTCCTCTAAAGACCGCATTCAACTCTGGATGTTCCAAATATTTGACCAGCCATCCAGGGGAGAAAATCACGCCTAGTGAGATTGCTGAATTATTTAATTTAGCATTTAGTAGAGTGGCAACCCCGGAAAAGGCTATCAAGGGATTTAAAGAGACAGGTATTTTCCCCTACAACACTGACATATTCACAGATGAAGATTTTGGTCCTGCAGAAACCCTTCAATCCACTGTTTCTGATGCACTTCAAGAACCTACCCAAGCATAA